One Anaerolineae bacterium genomic window, ACGCCACTAAACAGGATACGATCCGCCTGTTAGGCGTGCCTGAATCCAAGATCAGCGTCATCTCTGAAGCGGCCAACCCGCTGTTTCACCCGATGGACCGACAGGAGGCGCTGGCGAAGGCGCGCGCCCGTTTCCCCGGCTTGCCGCGCGAGTTTATCCTTTTTGTGGGCACGCTGGAGCCGCGCAAGAATATCCCCACGCTTCTGCGCGCGTATCAGCATCTGCGCGAGGCGTATAAAGTCAAGGCCGAGTTGGTGTTCGTCGGACGGCGTGGCTGGCTGGTGGACGACCTGTTTCGCCAGATCAATCAAATGAAGTTGCAAGATTACTGTCACTTTCTGGGCAGGGTAGATGATAGCGAGTTGCTCTTCCTCCTCAATGCGGCGCGCTGCTTAACCTTGCCAGCTCATTACGAGGGATTCGGGCTACCGCCGCTGGAAGCGATGGCCTGTGGCACGCCGGTGGTCGTCTCTAACGTGGCCAGCCTGCCGGAGGTGGTGGGCGATGCTGGCCTCCTGGTGGATCCCAACGATTGGGAAGAGCTGGCCGTGGCATTGTGGCGTGTCCTCACCGATGAACATCTCGCCAACGAACTGCGGCAAAAGGGACGGCAACGGGCATCGCTCTTCTCGTGGGAGCGCGCAGCCCAGGAGACGCTCGCTGTGTACCGTCAGGTCGCTGCCCAACCGATCGCACGAGCCAGGGCTTATCGGGTGCAGGCGTAACGGAACATGTCCGCTGCCAGGCGCATCCTTTTCCTGACCCCACAGCTTCCCTATCCACCGCAACAGGGCACTGCGATTCGGAATTTCAACCTGCTGGCGCGATTAGCCCGCCGGCACATGGTGGACCTGCTGACGTTTTTGCAGCCAGGCGATCACCTGACTCCCGATTCGCCCCTACACAGGCTGTGTCGGACGATTGTCGCCGTTCCAGCCCCCCGTCGTACGTTGGCTGATCGCCTATGCGCTACATTGACCTCACCGCTGCCAGACATGGCATTGCGTCTGGAATCGCCCGAGATGTGGCGACGTCTACGCGAGCTGATGCAGCAGCAGACGTACGACATCGTGCAGATCGAGGGGATCGAAATGGCCTCCTATGGCCTGGCAATGGCCGGCGTGCGCCTGACTCCTGGCGCCGCGACCATTGAGCCGCAAATCCCGCGGCCACGCCTGGTCTTCGATGATCACAACGCCGAGTACGTCCTCCAGCAACGCGCCTTCCAGACGGACATGCGCATGCCGAGCCGTTGGACCGCAGCCCTCTACTCTCTGCTCCAGTGGCAGAAGCTGCGCCGCTATGAACGTGCCATCTGCCAGCGTGTGGACGCAGTGGTGGCCGTATCTCCAGCCGACGCAGCCGCGCTCCAGCGATTGCTGCCCGATCTACGTCCGACAGTGATTCCTAACGGTGTAGACCTAGTCCTCTACGCGCTCGATCAGATCTGCCCGCTCGATCTGGGCCCGGCGGCGCTGGTGTTCACCGGCAAGATGGACTTTCGGCCCAACGTGGATGCCGTGCAATGGTTCGTTCCAATTCTGGCCCGCGTGCGAAGGGCTGTGCCCGAGGCCCGTTTCTTCGTCATCGGACGGCAACCTCACCCTCGGATAGCTCGCTTGGCTGCTGATCCAACTGTGGTCGTCACCGGTCAGGTGGCCGATACCCGTCCGTACATTGCGGGGGCGGCTGTGTATGTCGTGCCGCTGCGCGTAGGTGGCGGCACTCGGCTCAAGGTGCTGGAGGCAATGGCGTTAGGACGGGCGATCGTCTCTACACGGCTAGGTGTGGAAGGGCTCGACGTGGCCGATGGACGTGAGCTCCGCCTGGCTGATACCCCTGAAGCGTTCGCCCAAGCTGTGGTTGAGCTGCTGCAAAACCCAGAACTGCGGACGCGCCTAGGGGCTGCTGCTCGCGCCTTCGTAGAGGCGCGTTACGGCTGGGATCGAATTGTGCCCGATATGGAGCGGCTATATGCTCGAGTCAGTCACCCCGCCGCATGAGCGAGCGCAGCTGGCGCGCCGGCATCTGGCTGCTCGTCGCTCTGCGTCAGCCCGTACCGTTCGACAGCGTATACGTCTGTGGGGCTTGCAATTCGTTGGGCGCCTGCTTCGCGCTCGAGCAGCGCGCGCCAGGGGCCATCGCAAGCGCGGCTGGGAGGCCGCGTGGCCAAAGGCGCGATCCGAGTATAGAACAGAACATCCTTCGCGCGAGCGCATCCTGGTCATCCGTCCTGATCACCTGGGCGATCTCCTGTTCGCCACGCCGGCTTTGACCCGACTACGCCAGCTTCACCCAGAGGCGCATATTGCCGCGCTGGTGGGGCCATGGGGACAGGCCGTTTGGGCTGGCAACCCTGATGTAGATGTCATCTTGGTGTGCCCATTCCCTGGGTTCACGCGTCGACCCAAATCCTCGGCCTGGGAACCCTATCGCCTCCTGGTAGAGCACGCCGCTTGCCTGCGCGCCTTTGGCTTCGACCGCGCCATCATCCTGCGCTTTGACCACTGGTGGGGGGCCTGGCTAGCCGCCTGGGCCGGTGTTCCCATCCGATCTGGATATGATCTCCCAGAGATGCGGCCGTTCCTAACCCAAGCGCACGCGTACTGTCCCGGGCGGCATGAGGTCGTGCAAAACCTGGCGTTAGTGGACCCGGATTTGACGCCCATCACCCCGCAGATATGGCCGCTGCGCTTTTTTCCGACCATCGAGGACGAACGATGGGCTGATGAGCTGGTGCACTCGATGGGAGCTACCGGCTATCGCCTGATCGCCATTCACCCAGGCTCGGGTGCTCCAGTGAAGGCTTGGCGAGTTCAGGCCTGGGCGCGCGTGGCTGACGCGCTGGCCGCTCATCATCCGACGCGCCTTCTTCTTACCGGAGGCCCCGACGAGCGAGAGCTGGCGGAGTCGGTGGCGAGCGCCATGCGTCGCCCAGCGGTCATCCTCGCCGGCGAAACCACGCTCGGCCAGTTGGCTGCGCTCCTCCGAAGGTGTGCGCTAGCCATGGGGCCAGATAGCGGCCCCCTCCATCTGGCCGTGGCGATGGGCACCCCCACCGTCCATCTCTTCGGGCCTGTGGACGCTCGCCTCTTCGGCCCATGGGGCGATCCACAACGCCATCGTGTGTTGACCTCGGATTGGGCGTGTATCCCCTGTAATCGCCTCGACTATCCCATAACTGCTCGACCTCAACATGGCTGTGTGCGGGATATCGCTGAGGAAGCGGTGTTAGAGACGGCGCTGGAGCTTTTGGCGGGGGGATAAGGCCGCTGACCCTTCGCTTTGGCGTTTCCCCCCACCTGCGTTAGAATGAAACCACCGATGGCCGTTCAGAAGGAGTCTCACGGCGACGAGATGCCCTCTGCACCTATGCTGACATTCCTGGAAGAAGATCGTCATTGGTGGTTTGCCAGTCGTACCCGGGCGTTGTTGAGCGTGCTGGATCGTTACGTGGGGCCGGACGCCGGACGAGAGGTGCTAGATGTGGGCGCGGGAGCCGGCAACATGTTCCATCATCTAGCTCACTACGGACGGGTGATCGGCGTGGACAACAACCCGCGGCCGATTGCGGTGGCCCAAGCGCGCGGATACGACGTCCGCCTGGGAGACGCGCGCCACTTGCCGTTTGAGGATGAGCGGTTCGGATTAGTGGCGCTGTTGGACACAGTGGAGCATTGCCCAGACGACTTGGCGGTGTTGCGCGAGTGTTACCGCGTCACCCGTCCAGGAGGATTCCTGATCGTCACCGTGCCTGCTTTCATGTGGCTGTGGAGTCACAACGATGTGTTGAACAACCATCAGCGTCGCTACACAGCCGGCGAATTGCGCGCTCGGCTTCGAGACGCGGGCTATCGAGTTCGATACCTGAGCTACAATAACTTCTTGGTCTTCCCACTGGCAGTATGCATGATCCTGATCCGCCGTTGGCTGGGACGTCAGCCCGATCTGGCGTCGCCGCATTTCGATGATGACGCTTACCAGGTGGAGATGGAGCCTACGCCCCCGCTGCTCAACACGATCCTTATGAGCATAGGGCGAGTGGAGGCCGTGCTGTTAAGGCGGGTTACTTTACCCATCGGCACATCCATCATCGGGCTGGGGGAACGTCCTGCTGGCTAAGAAGATACCTGGGCTGAGTAAGTTGGGAGGTGCAATGATGAGCGCAGAAGAGGTGAGAGAGGAAAAGC contains:
- a CDS encoding glycosyltransferase family 4 protein codes for the protein MRFAIDARLVHYTQAGIGQYTIRLIRALASLNQTDEFLILQSRKQPEPIVEQPNFRRVGLWTPSHNRFEQFLLPLELLRIEADILHSPDFIPPLYSRRFRFVITIHDLHFLIYPRFLTEESARYYGQIDRAVQHAHHIIVPSNATKQDTIRLLGVPESKISVISEAANPLFHPMDRQEALAKARARFPGLPREFILFVGTLEPRKNIPTLLRAYQHLREAYKVKAELVFVGRRGWLVDDLFRQINQMKLQDYCHFLGRVDDSELLFLLNAARCLTLPAHYEGFGLPPLEAMACGTPVVVSNVASLPEVVGDAGLLVDPNDWEELAVALWRVLTDEHLANELRQKGRQRASLFSWERAAQETLAVYRQVAAQPIARARAYRVQA
- a CDS encoding glycosyltransferase encodes the protein MSAARRILFLTPQLPYPPQQGTAIRNFNLLARLARRHMVDLLTFLQPGDHLTPDSPLHRLCRTIVAVPAPRRTLADRLCATLTSPLPDMALRLESPEMWRRLRELMQQQTYDIVQIEGIEMASYGLAMAGVRLTPGAATIEPQIPRPRLVFDDHNAEYVLQQRAFQTDMRMPSRWTAALYSLLQWQKLRRYERAICQRVDAVVAVSPADAAALQRLLPDLRPTVIPNGVDLVLYALDQICPLDLGPAALVFTGKMDFRPNVDAVQWFVPILARVRRAVPEARFFVIGRQPHPRIARLAADPTVVVTGQVADTRPYIAGAAVYVVPLRVGGGTRLKVLEAMALGRAIVSTRLGVEGLDVADGRELRLADTPEAFAQAVVELLQNPELRTRLGAAARAFVEARYGWDRIVPDMERLYARVSHPAA
- a CDS encoding glycosyltransferase family 9 protein, translated to MLESVTPPHERAQLARRHLAARRSASARTVRQRIRLWGLQFVGRLLRARAARARGHRKRGWEAAWPKARSEYRTEHPSRERILVIRPDHLGDLLFATPALTRLRQLHPEAHIAALVGPWGQAVWAGNPDVDVILVCPFPGFTRRPKSSAWEPYRLLVEHAACLRAFGFDRAIILRFDHWWGAWLAAWAGVPIRSGYDLPEMRPFLTQAHAYCPGRHEVVQNLALVDPDLTPITPQIWPLRFFPTIEDERWADELVHSMGATGYRLIAIHPGSGAPVKAWRVQAWARVADALAAHHPTRLLLTGGPDERELAESVASAMRRPAVILAGETTLGQLAALLRRCALAMGPDSGPLHLAVAMGTPTVHLFGPVDARLFGPWGDPQRHRVLTSDWACIPCNRLDYPITARPQHGCVRDIAEEAVLETALELLAGG
- a CDS encoding class I SAM-dependent methyltransferase, coding for MAVQKESHGDEMPSAPMLTFLEEDRHWWFASRTRALLSVLDRYVGPDAGREVLDVGAGAGNMFHHLAHYGRVIGVDNNPRPIAVAQARGYDVRLGDARHLPFEDERFGLVALLDTVEHCPDDLAVLRECYRVTRPGGFLIVTVPAFMWLWSHNDVLNNHQRRYTAGELRARLRDAGYRVRYLSYNNFLVFPLAVCMILIRRWLGRQPDLASPHFDDDAYQVEMEPTPPLLNTILMSIGRVEAVLLRRVTLPIGTSIIGLGERPAG